In Eupeodes corollae chromosome 3, idEupCoro1.1, whole genome shotgun sequence, a single genomic region encodes these proteins:
- the LOC129952387 gene encoding presenilins-associated rhomboid-like protein, mitochondrial: MLAINFVYRGLTPQLRQAPNIAQMPMLHHSKIPQFTSRAIRSTVRNNNAPRARLQTTPFDNYPVNTGPVPSGNLVKAFLFTGAFSAGCFLGATICEYERARNHMIELAKKSKFPWLRRSDEGRSKYSQIKRELTTLWDKLTAGEKVFVPLCALNLLVFGLWRVPQMRNIMLTYFCSNPAARVVCWPMFLSTFSHYSFFHIFANMYVLHSFSNGAVLSLGKEQFMALYLSAGVVASLSSVIVKAITSTAGMSIGASGAIMTILAYVCTQYPDTQLSILFLPMVTFSAGSAIKVIMGLDLAGVILGWKFFDHAAHLGGAMFGVFWAYYGNEVWQRRVKFLSMYHDWRKTSH; the protein is encoded by the exons ATGTTAGCAATTAACTTTGTATATCGAGGGTTAACCCCTCAACTCAg GCAAGCTCCCAACATAGCACAAATGCCTATGTTGCATCATTCAAAGATTCCCCAATTCACATCCCGAGCAATACGTAGCACTGTGCGAAATAACAATGCACCTCGAGCCCGTCTACAAACAACCCCATTTGATAATTACCCCGTGAATACAGGACCCGTACCCTCCGGAAATCTCGTCAAAGCATTCCTCTTCACAGGCGCG TTTAGTGCAGGATGCTTTTTAGGTGCCACAATATGCGAATATGAAAGAGCTCGCAATCATATGATAGAGCTGGCAAAGAAATCTAAATTTCCGTGGTTAAGAAGATCAGACGAAGGAAGAAGCAAGTATAGTCAAATAAAAAGAGAACTCACAACATTATGGGATAAATTAACTGCTGGAGAGAAGGTGTTTGTTCCATTGTGTGCCTTAAACCTGTTAGTGTTTGGGCTCTGGAGAGTTCCGCAAATGCGAAACATAATGTTAACGTATTTCTGTTCAAATCCTGCTGCAC gtgTTGTCTGTTGGCCCATGTTCCTCTCTACTTTTAgtcattattcttttttccaTATCTTCGCCAATATGTACGTTTTACATAGTTTTAGTAACGGAGCTGTTTTATCACTAGGTAAGGAACAATTCATGGCTCTTTATCTAAGCGCTGGAGTCGTGGCAAGTTTGTCGAGTGTTATTGTCAAGGCGATAACTTCCACAGCTGGAATGTCAATTGGAGCG tcagGTGCGATTATGACGATCCTAGCTTATGTTTGTACACAATACCCGGATACACAATTGAGCATTCTGTTTCTGCCAATGGTCACTTTTTCAGCGGGATCg GCGATAAAGGTTATAATGGGACTTGATTTGGCTGGCGTTATTTTGGGATGGAAGTTCTTTGACCATGCTGCACATTTAGGAGGAGCTATGTTTGGAGT
- the LOC129951539 gene encoding ribonucleoside-diphosphate reductase subunit M2, which produces MAFIAGKENISENMERFSLKSPRKILTDNVSNVRNGQIPMFNADSQMKMQQQVLPSSEAAATAAPSEVTSLANKEAAPFDPQLEPLLRENPRRFVIFPIQYQDIWEMYKKAEASFWTVEEVDLSKDTTDWENLTSGERHFISHVLAFFAASDGIVNENLVERFSQEVQVTEARCFYGFQIAMENVHSEMYSILIDTYIRDPKERDYLFNAIETLPCVKKKADWAMAWISSKSANFGERIIAFAAVEGIFFSGSFASIFWLKKRGLMPGLTFSNELISRDEGLHCDFACLMFRHLVQKPSKERVIEIISEAVKIEQEFLTDALPVNLIGMNCELMSQYIEFVADRLLRELEVGNVYNTPNPFSFMELISLEGKTNFFEKKVGEYQKWGVTANPLNNVFTLDADF; this is translated from the exons ATGGCTTTCATTGCTGGTAAAGAAAATATCTCTGAAAATATGGAACGCTTTTCATTGAAG AGTCCTAGGAAAATCTTGACAGACAACGTATCCAACGTTCGCAATGGACAAATTCCTATGTTTAACGCCGACTCTCAAATGAAAATGCAACAGCAAGTGCTGCCGTCAtcagaagcagcagcaacagcagcaccTTCAGAGGTCACCAGTTTGGCTAACAAGGAAGCTGCTCCTTTTGATCCTCAACTGGAACCATTGTTAAGAGAGAATCCTCGTCGTTTTGTCATCTTTCCAATTCAATATCAGGACATCTGGGAAATGTACAAGAAG GCCGAGGCATCATTCTGGACAGTTGAGGAAGTAGACCTTTCAAAGGACACAACTGACTGGGAAAACTTGACATCAGGAGAGCGTCACTTTATTTCGCATGTACTTGCTTTCTTTGCTGCATCCGATGGCATTGTAAATGAAAATCTAGTAGAACGTTTTAGTCAGGAAGTTCAAGTGACTGAGGCTAGATGCTTCTATGGCTTCCAAATCGCCATGGAAAATGTGCATTCTGAAATGTACAGTATTCTGATTGATACCTACATCAGGGATCCCAAAGAGAG agACTATCTGTTTAATGCCATTGAAACATTGCCATGTGTTAAGAAGAAGGCCGATTGGGCAATGGCATGGATCTCAAGCAAATCAGCTAACTTCGGTGAGCGTATTATTGCCTTTGCTGCCGTTGAGGGAATATTCTTCAGTGGTAGTTTTGCGTCGATCTTCTGGTTGAAGAAGCGTGGCCTTATGCCAGGCTTGACATTCTCCAATGAATTGATTTCTCGTGACGAAGGTCTTCATTGTGACTTTGCTTGTTTGATGTTCCGCCATTTGGTGCAGAAGCCAAGCAAGGAGCGCGTTATTGAAATCATCTCCGAAGCAGTAAAAATTGAACAGGAATTCCTTACTGATGCATTGCCCGTTAATCTCATTGGAATGAATTGTGAACTTATGTCGCAGTACATTGAATTTGTTGCCGATCGTCTACTTCGTGAATTGGAAGTTGGAAAC GTTTACAACACACCTAATCCCTTCAGCTTCATGGAATTGATTTCCCTTGAAGGCAAGACAAACTTCTTTGAGAAGAAAGTGGGTGAATACCAAAAATGGGGGGTGACAGCGAATCCATTGAACAATGTGTTTACTTTGGATGCAGACTTTTAA